A segment of the Acomys russatus chromosome 30, mAcoRus1.1, whole genome shotgun sequence genome:
ATATTGCCACAGGCTCACATCAGGTGTCCCCATCAGTTGCTCtttgtaaggaccagacaaactccattttgaaaaagaaactccattttctgTTAAGCCTGGCTAAGGTGAACCCACActccaggaaaaccacaaagtagtctaaacagaaaaatattccctaggaacacaatcagctcaccttgagAAGGTCCAAATATATTCTCcactggtcaagctgaccagcaggtggtctggcacatagcaataACCAATTAAGAGAaaccaggccaaagttcctaaagCCCCAATGACtgtttcaaccaatcttttctataggtcaacttgcccctacacctattacccaaccatgaaacacgaaggcttgtaactccctgcttgtagcttttctgcccaaatgccatactataaaacccatttctttgtctaaaacctatatatatatataaaaaaaaaaaaacccttcacaATTGATACTcagggccacttccctgcatctgctgtgtcagtgcataggaggtaTGGCCCGGTctcgaacctgcaataaagacttcctcaAGATTGCATTTGtactcggctcttgggtggtctgctCAGGGAGTCTCTCATAATTTTGGCATAACACTCTTTACTTACTAcattgagacaggttctcttgctgaacttggagctcactagCTGAGAAAAACTAGTTGTCCAGCAAActccagaaatctgcctgtctatGCCTCCTCGGCACTGGGATTATAACAACCCACCAGCACACTTGGCCTTCAACATGGGCCTTGGAGATCATTATGTCCTTAGGATTATGTGGACAGTGCTTTTATTaactgagccacctgtccagccctAACGTTATGTTTGTTCTGAAGTAAgtataaaatttatgtatttggTGCATAAACTTCCCTCATTGATGGTCTGGTGTTTGTGTTGagtatttgtgtttgtatgttggctgagtatgtgtgtgtgtgcacgcgcgcgctgTTTTGCTGTCTGTGGGGTGCTGCTGCAGAGGTCAAAGTCTAGCATACCCAGATATCCAACTGAGCTGGGCCTATTATGACAGACTCCCTTTTTCAGGGGGGTTCTCTCTTCACCTGATCTAgggaaccccagatcttgtaaggagtgcCACATATCCCGCAGGGAATATTACAGGCTCTGATAAAACCCGTTTAACAAGCACCTGGGGGTTCCTGGAAACATCCTACCCTAcactaaggagatcctagcctccagcaaatggccggcctttaattgtacctggaagttcttcccccacccataggataattaagtactgtgttctccttcttgtgataggaccgcatgctactgcatgtaaaggAAGTATTATACCACTGCATGCGTTCTCTTAGTTCCTTATAGTATGgtgtttaaaaatagcatttaacTAACAATATGTGTGCTAAGCATGACCCATAGGTATGGAAATGCCACAGTGAAATCCATTCCaacagttctgttcctctagagaacactGACAAATACAGATgctttacaatattttaaaaaatgaagcataTCCTCTGATAACAAAACTCTCGCCTCCTCATATAACATTTTTCTAACTTACATTTTGTCATGAAATGAGTAGTTATAATATATCAATAAGTAAAGGAGAATGGAATAAAAAGATAATCTCCTGAGTTGTAAGTAAACACCCCCTGAGTCTTACCTTGGCACTCAGTAGAGCGTATTTAAAGTGAGTTCAAGTAGACAATGCTCTGTAGAATTTGAAAACAGTACACAATTACAGACTGAGCTCTTGGATCCaaatttcattctgtttttttactgtgtgtgtgaccttgagtAAGTAACTCTAGCTCTCTGCGCTATTTCCTTGTTGTTACATGGAGAAAGCaacagctgcccccccccccagcaaacAGTACTTAGTACTAGTAGGAATACTAACACTTCTTTTTGCACCCCAAAGGACTCAGTCTATGGCCTGCTCTCCCAACTACGAATCCTCAAAACAGGCTGGAGGAATCAGATCTTCAAGGAAATTCAGCACAAAAATACAGGTTTTCGTTGAATGCGCCACCTAGTGGTATACATTGCGTTCAAGGCCAGGCacccacagaaaataaaacctcaCACTGAGTGGACATGTCAGCAGGTTTGAGCCAGCTGCTGGCTGAGGTCACAAATTTCGAGATGTCAGCAGGTTTGAGCCAGCTGCTGGCTGAGGTCACGAACTTCGAGGAGCATGATCACACACCCTTTAAGCAGCTCGTTTCCCAACAACTAGAggattgtttttgtatttttaaactttctggTGTGGTATTTACCATACCAAATCACAATACCTTTTCCGATATTGATTTTCCTTTTAAGGAAAACAGGCCCATTTTAGTTTTTCATCCAGCGAACAGAGTAAGGAATGAGAATCAATTATGGCAGAGGTTAATTGggtataataaaatgtattacacAATCCATTGTGGGTTGCGAAGTGTCATCAGAAAGCATGGCCTGTCACTGCCTAGCGCGCGAGGATGTTTGGGAGGCTTGGATGAAAAAAAACTCTTATGTCTCCAAACAGATTGAAGAAACCCGGAGTATCATGCTAACAGAACAACTTACGTAAATCCTGGTGCTAAATAAGTACAGCGACCACTTAAGAGAATGCGAAGGCCCCTTTGTACAGAGTTCAGACTAGTGAAGCGGGCAGGGACTTTTAGAATATCATCCCAACGGTGAGAAAAGACGCAAGGGTTTTGAGCAGAAAGGCACCAATTTGATCTGGCAGACCAATTCACGCTTTCAAAACTTCACTTGTGGAAAATAATTTaggcgcgggggtggggggtggggaaacaCGTCTGCCCAGATGAGCTCCAGTAACTTGGGCCAACAGTGTAAGCTGAGCCTAGGGAAGAGGCAGTCGGAGACTaaagggaaggagagcagagTGGACAAAGAGTGTGACGATGGCGAACTAAATGTATATGGCAATGCCATTTCTCACTGAGCACaaccgggggcgggggggcggtgGTGGCTTccgggggaggggcggggtgggggcgaaGGGGAACTAATAGGACCGAGGACAAGAATGGTCTTAATCTTTAGCcacaaaatgttaatatttaatcAGACCGCTCAGAACCAACAGGGGCTCCAAAGACCTTTGCAGACTTGTATCCGAGTGACACTCCTACCGCGCTGACACCTTTGCCGAGCCTCTGCTTAAAATGCCCTTGGCCCGCTCCCACAGCCAATTTCACTGTATTTTTGGATTTTCAAAGGACACTTTAAGGAAGCCCTTGTTCCCAGCagtccttgcctctgtctccctctaaACTGCGCATTCCACGACAGCACAGATCTTCGAGTCCCGGAAGTCCAGTGCAGCAACCTGTTAACACTATATAACCCACAAACTAACATCATCCACCTCTTACACACGCCTCATTCCACCTTGGCTGGGTCCGGCGGAAGTGACGCGCAGGGGAAAGGTGTACTTCCTGTCTTCGTGGCCACGCCCTCGTCCGGGGTCGGGCTTCTCTGGCTTGCTGTCTCAACTGCTCTGGAGGATTCACACGGGGTAAGGAGCTAGGTGGGCGACACGGGTTGGGGTGTAGGGGCCGCTGTGCCATCTCGGGCTGGCTGGAGCCGGAGTCGTGACGGAGGCCACGAGGACAGAGGCTGGAGCCAGTCCGATCGTCCGGCTCGGCTGTTGGGAGCGGGCCTCGCAGGCTGAAGGTGCCCACGGGACGCTGCTGGGAGCGCAGGGAACGTCGCTGCCTCTCGTGCGAGAGCACCTGGTCTGCCCAGCCTTCCCATGTTACCCTCCTGACACCCCGAGCCACACATCCCGGGTTTGCGGAAGGAAGATCCGCCCTCTTGGTGAcagttgggggcggggggcggggagaccAGTGAGTCGTAAAGCGGTGTGCAGCGGCACTCACCGGCCGGGAAGGCATGCTGTAGACTGCTGGCGCCAAGGCTGCCCTGAAAGTGGTAACTCAGTAGTTCAGATCAGTCTTTGATTGTGTCTGATGTGCTCATtcatagaagaggaaaaataagccGCCGTCGGAATTGCTAGGTTGCGTGTGAAGTAAAATACTCAATTATATGTTGGATCCAATAATTCATCTTAAAACAAACTCCTTTAAAGGTATGTGCACATCTAAATAAAACGTCCATTTATGAGTATTTGAACACTTTAAGGGTATACAAATAAGGCTTCTTGGTATGAAGTTTACTTTACAATTTAAATCATTGAAATGGAATAATGGAAAATTATTTATAATCGTTGGACTACAAATGGTAGTCACCCTCATTAATAAGAGAAGACTATCACATGACTgccaacactttttaaaatatattttattaatttattcatattacatctcaatggttatcccatcccttgtatcctcccattcctccctccctcccattttccccttactcccctcccctatgtctgtgactgagggggacctcctccccctgtatttgattatagggtatcaagtctcttcttggtagcctgctatccttcctctgagtgccaccaggtctccgcatCCAGGGGAGGTGgccaagtatggggcaccagagttcgtgtgaaagtcataccccgctctccactgaactgtggagagccaatgtcctgtccattggctagatctgggtaggggtttgaagtttactgcacctattgtccttggctggtgccatagtttgagcaggacccctgggccctgatctgcccagcataatgttcttgtaggtttctaggaccctctggatccttctatttccacattctcctaTGCTTGACTGCAAACACTttttatattgcctttatttaTACGTCTCCCGGCGAGGACTAAAGACAAACTTAAAAAGACAAGCGTTCTGTGTGCTTACTAGTGTGCTTTGCAAGTTGTCTTACTAAAATGGCAAACTAAGCAAGCAGGTTGGGAGAACGTAGAATGGAGTCTAAAGGTAGGAAAAGAAATGGCCAGGGAAACTACAGGATTTGCGAGGACCATTCAACGTATTTATATGTGATTTCTAATGTGAAATTCATTTGTTGGCAATTACTTTCTAGTTCTAAGCAAATATATATGTCTTTGTCTTCAACTGGAGTGGAACTTCTCCGATCAATGCCAAAACTATTTTAGAGAAATGTCTTTGCAGCACACCATGTGTCAATGCAGATACTTACATGAAAATTTTAGtggtttaaagtttaaaatactgAGTATGTTTGATAACAATGGCCTGTCTGTCATcttcagtttttaattaattgaccAATTACTGCATGTGCTTATCTTACAGATCGGTTGAAGCGCCTCTAATGAAACCATGACCAGGTGGGCTAGAGTTACCACCTCCAATAGTAAGAGACCCTTGTCTGCAACATCATGGGAGGACATGAGGAAGGGGCCTGCGGAGAGGGCAGGGCAAAACTTTCCAAAGTATAAACAACGTCAAGTCGGTGGGCTGCCCCTTAAAAATGACACCCctcaagcaaaacacaaaaggaacaaaaagaaaaaagagtactTGAATGAAGATGTGAACGGATTCATGGAATACCTGAAACAGAACTCAAAAATGCTTCACAATGGAGAGCTGATAGCAACGGACAGCCAGGAAGTGAGGGAAGAAGTCGAAGTGGCCTTAAGGAAAGACAGGCGACGGGAAGGAAGACGGTTAAAGAGGCAAGCGGCAAAGAAGAATGCAATGGTGAGACCGGCGTGGCTGTGCTGCTTACTTCTTTGTGTAACTAGAGGCTGTCAGTCATCTGCTCATACAATATGTATTTTAACAGTGCAGTTACTGCTGTCCTGGTGCATCTCCTTAAGGCttgtgcttgcttagcatgtatgcgtgtgtgtgtgtgtgtgtgtatacacatatatgtatgtacacatacttaGTATACTGGTTAGTTGTCGTAAGACCACTACACAAATGATAGCATTCCCATATTGCAGGCAGAAAACACAGAAGTATGTCCAGATTAAGTAACTGGACGAGAGCCACTTGGTAGGTGCTAGAGGTGAAAGTCAAACTGAACTCAAAGCCTGTGTTTGTCTTATGGTAACACGTTTTCAAAGAGCCGCTGAAAAGCAACCACTCGATACCACAAGCTCAAGGTGGTTCTCGTTACTTGGAAGGAGTGCATGCTCTTCCTGTTAGCCATAAAATACTCATTCCCAAGAAAGAGGTCGGATCCCTGTCACCCTCTCTACATGGAAGTTAAGGACTCTTCACAAAATATATTTGGCAACAGAGGCTGCAGAAGCCTGGGTGGGAAACTTCCCTGCCTGGTAGAGGCCAGGCACCGCGACTTCACAGGGCCAGTGCTTGTTATGGCTTCCAAGCTCATAGCAACCCTCCTGCTGGGAATGGAATACAGCTGTGGGCCTCCATGCCTAGCCAGAGCATGTATGCTTGTACCCGTTTGTGCTCAGGCGCGTGTTGTGAGGTTGGTTTGTGGGTGGCTGGGGTTATAGATATagaccaccatgcctagccaaaAGCCATTTGTGtgcagtgtatatgtgtgtaagtagGCAAGAgggtgtgcatatgagtgcacaGTGTACATGTTTGTAAGTAGGCAAAAGcatgagttgtgtgtgtgcacagtgtacatgtagacaagagcatgagtgtgtgtgtatgtgtgtgcacagtgtacatgtatgtaagtaGGCaagagcatgagtgtgtgtacctgtgtgcacagtgtacatgtatgtaagtaAGCAAGaacatgtgtgtggagaccagaggacattCAGGCATCACTCCTTAGGCACCATCCACCTGTTTTGAAGGTGGGGTCTTTTGCAGTCTCccattgtcctggaactttctagtTAGACCCTACAGGCTGGCCAACAGCCCGCGTGCCTCTCCAGTATTAGGATTCTACGTTGCTTCGCCACACTTGATTTTCTACGTGGCATCTGAGGCTTGAGTCAGGTTGTCATGCCTGTGCGGCATGCACTTTACTGCCTTGCTAAGTGTTTGTGGgtcatataaatttttattttatatgtataagtgtatGGCCTCcatatatgtctatgcaccacttgtgtgtctggtgcccaggaggccagaggagggtggtgGTTCCCctaggactgaagttacagatagttataaGTCCCTACCCCCTcttgtaggtgctaggaatcaaactcagatcctctgggaaaTCAGCAGGGCTCTTATATCAGGGCACATCTCCAGACCTAATTCCATTGTGCATGGGTGGTTGCAATTTTTTGAAAATCGGTATTGCTTATCATAATACCAATTAGAGTATTTTGCATGCACACCCCCTATTTGGACAGAAATTTCAATATTATTTAGTATGATGCTTAAACTTTTAAAGTCTTTTCCATGTAAGAAAAGAGTtcctttttaagttgttttataAATCACAATAAAAATTAGTGCTGGTGGTTTTATTAGCTGTTACGTAGTCTTCAATTTTGCGTCAGCTGATCACTTTATTAGAGACAGCAAGTCTGTACAGCAGCCAGATGAGATACATTGCTGTGAACTGTTGCTGAACCAGGAGTGCAGCCCACCATGCCTTCCGCAGCTTCTGTAGGCTGTGACATCACTTACACTTCCTGTCCAACTAGCCCCGTACTCCTGCAAGTAGAAAACCTGGGCCATCACTTCCTGGCACTCAGAAACTTCagaaaccccaccccacccctgccccatacTCTGGTATCGCACAATCAGGAGGTACCAAGGTACCAAGGATAAGGAtgttgagttgtgtgtgtgtggcctcagATTTTGAAGCACTTGGCTTACAGAAGCCTGTTGAGGATGTGTCAGAGCCTTAATTTGGGGGAGACTCTCTATCATAGGGTTTGGCCAGTGGCTTGACCTTTTCTTTCTGACAGGATTTTTCTTCCATGCCATTTGTCCCACTGTTGTGTTTATGTGACCAGGCAGCTATTCTAGTGATTTCCTCaccttcctgttctttctagtGGCTGTGGACTGGCCCCTGCTCAGCAGGCTAGTGCTCCTCAGTGCTATCCTTAACGTTTTGGGTCTCAGAtgccataatttttaaataccCCCGCCCTAATGATACTTGGGTGCCTCCCAGCACAGATGAAGCTTGGCTTCTGAGCAGGCTCCACTCAGCCATCCGAACACAGCCGCCTGCTTGACCTACCTGGGCACCTCATGTCTTATGATCTGAATCATAGTGGCAGCACTGAGACTAGCTTCAGTCAACTATGTGAAGTTTAAAAATACAGGTATTGATTAGCCATCGTCTGACTTGTACAGAGCCCGCTCCCTCAGACACGCCCTTTGTCTTCTGGTGCAGGAGTctttaataaaaaagtatatgATCCATAGTTGTTTGATTCATTTGAGCAATTGCCTCCTACAAAGCCACTTATAACCTTGTGTCTGGGTCACAGATTAATTCATGGATTAGTAGAATTAATTCTGAGAAGCATGTAAGTCCCTGGGACAAAAATGGCACCCGACTGTTTGGAGATGTGGAACGTACTTTCTTGTACAAATACATCACTGATGCAAAATAAAGAAAGTTTTGATGAAATACTGGTGAAGGCAAGAGAGTAGTTTTACCATGGAAGCTCATATTTTGTTTTCCAGGTATGTTTCCATTGCAGACAGCCTGGTCATGGGGTTGCTGACTGCCCAGCTGTGCTAGAAAGTCAGGACATGGGCACTGGCATCTGTTACCGCTGCGGGTCCACAGAGCATGAGATCACCAAGTGCAGAGCCAGCGTAGACCCCGCCCTCGGTATGTTCTCTTTCACGTCCTTGTTTGGTGCTGTGGGAGGGTGAGCACTAAATAGCCACCTTGGTAAAAAGATGTCTTTTCAGTTTACAGTATTTTAAAGTGACGCGAATTACACGACTTGTCATATACACAATAAGTTAATGAGAACACTGATTCTTACAGGCGAATTTCCATTTGCAAAATGCTTTGTCTGTGGAGAGATGGGACACCTGTCCAGGTCCTGCCCTGATAACACCAAAGGCGTCTATGCTGACGGTGAGTGCTGTTAACCCTCACCTGACCAAGGGCTCAGGCCCGTGCACCGTCACTCAGAATTAAGATCTGACTTTTTAAATCTGATTTGAGTGTCTTTACCAAatactgtgctgtgctgggctaTTTGTGCTCTGTAGTGTGATTTATCAATAAATCAGGAAAAGCTAAAGCATGCTTCTCAAACTTCTTGCTTTAGCATTATTTGTGAGAAAATATTAAACATCTGTGGGTGGGTAAGCTCAACAGAAGGAGAAAGATTATATCCCAAATTagtaaaagatattaaaagcagtGCAATGAATGCATCAGTGTCGTAGCATGTCATTCCACCAGAGAGAGGTGTGTACTGTTCCTTTTGTTGTGATAATTTGTTTCTGGAATTTCTCAGTACTCGTGACCTGGGGCTTCCTGTAACTTTCTTGTCTGGCTCAGTTAGTGTCTTAAGAGCCTGCAGTAAAGACTGTTGTGTCTGAGACCTGCAGGGTGGGGTTGTAAGAAGGTGGCTGGTGCCCTTGGGTCCTGGATATGTCTCTGCTGTATCTTGAGTTCCCCATCCCAAGGATCAGCTGTGGATCTTTGCCAAATGACTGGCCTTGTGTCAGTTTGTCGCCTGCAAAATGGAGATGAGGaaatttgattttattgattttaagaGATACCTTTCACAGTTTTATATCTGAAATCAAAATGTATTGCACTATTGGGATCTTTTTTTTGTCTCGTGAAGTAATGACGTCTTACGATCAGTG
Coding sequences within it:
- the Zcchc9 gene encoding zinc finger CCHC domain-containing protein 9, giving the protein MTRWARVTTSNSKRPLSATSWEDMRKGPAERAGQNFPKYKQRQVGGLPLKNDTPQAKHKRNKKKKEYLNEDVNGFMEYLKQNSKMLHNGELIATDSQEVREEVEVALRKDRRREGRRLKRQAAKKNAMVCFHCRQPGHGVADCPAVLESQDMGTGICYRCGSTEHEITKCRASVDPALGEFPFAKCFVCGEMGHLSRSCPDNTKGVYADGGGCKLCGSVDHFKKDCPENQNSDRIVTVGRWAKGMSADYEEVLDVPKPQKPKTKVPKVVNF